The Chryseobacterium sp. JV274 sequence GTTTCTGCACAAAATATTACAGCATCGGTAAGAATCAATAAAGAGCTTAAAAATGCCAAGAAAATGGCCGATATTGCCAATAAAGCAAAATCTGAATTTTTAGCCAATATGAGCCATGAGATCAGGACTCCGCTGAATGGTGTTATTGGTTTCTCTGATCTTCTGTTAAAAACGCCGTTGAATGAGATACAGACTCAATACCTCAATTATATTAATGAATCCGGAGAAAATCTGTTAAACATCATCAATGACATTCTTGATTTTTCTAAAATAGAATCCGGAAAAATGGATCTTTCCATTGAAAAATCCAATGTATATGATATTGTAAGCCAGGTGATCAATGTGATCCTTTACCAGTCGCAGAAAAAGAATATAGAATTACTGTTAAATATAGAGCAGGGACTTCCTGAAACCATCTGGGTGGATGAATCCAGATTGAAACAGATTCTGATCAACCTCCTCGGAAATGCTGTCAAATTTACCGCACAGGGAGAAATAGAACTTAAAGTGGAAAAGCTGAAAACTGACAATAAAGATATCACATTAAGATTTTCAGTCCGGGATACGGGAATTGGTATTCCCAAGGAGAAACAACACTTTATTTTTGATGCCTTCACACAAGAAAACGGCTCTATCAGCAAACGTTATGGCGGAACAGGACTTGGCCTTACTATCTCGAACAATATTCTGAAATATATGGGAAGCAGTCTGTCTCTGGTGAGTGAGGTTGATAAAGGTTCTGTTTTCTATTTTGACATTCAGATCCCTTGTGAAATGACAGAACGCCCTGAAGATGAAGATCTGAAAATAAACAGAGTTCTTATTGTTGATGATAATGAAGCCAACAGAGTGATTCTTCAGCATATGCTTGCCTATAAAAATATAGATTCAAAGCTGGCAGCCAATGGTATGGAAGCCCTTCAGATACTTCTTGCAGGGGAACGTTTCGATGTCATTCTTATGGATTATCACATGCCAATTATTTCGGGGCTGGAAACGATAGAAAAAATCAAGGAACTGTTTAACAAACAAAACGAACTTTCACCTCTGATTATCCTTCACACTTCTTCTGAAGAGCATGATGTCATCAATTCTTTCCGTCAGGAAAACAATTCTTACTTCCTGCTGAAGCCTATCAAATCTGAAGAGCTGTATAAAACATTGAAACAGGCTGTAAAGTACACAGAAAAGGAAATCAGCCAAATTCCACCGCCAGAAACAGAAGCTTCACCACTGATGCAGGCACCTCAGGTTTTGCTGGTAGATGACAACCCCGTAAATATGGTCCTGAACCACAAAATGATGCGTTCATTGATTCCAGATGCAGAACTCACAGAAGCAACAGATGGTCTTCAGGCTTGGGAACACTGCAAAGAAAAAACATTCAATATCATTTTAATGGATGTTCAGATGCCGGTAATGGACGGTATTGAGGCAACAAAACAAATCCGTTTACTGCCTGGCTATGCCAGTGTTCCTATTATTGGAGTAACAGCCGGAAATGTGTTGGGTGAAAAGGAAAAATGTATAAATTCCGGAATGAATGATTTTCTGCCTAAACCTTTAAGACAGGCCGATCTCCTGGAAATGCTGAAGAAATACTTGATGAATAAAGATCACATGGTTTCTGAGGATGCTCTGGATCATTCAAAACATCTGGATATCAATCTTTTGAATGAACAAATAGGTGATGATGATGAAGATTTCAGAAAAGTATTTTTGGACCTCGTAATACAGCAGCTTACTCAGGCTGAAGAAGATATTAAAAAAAGCACAGCTGAAAAAGACAGTACCAATCTGAAATTGATCCTTCACAAACTCAAAGGAACTGCCGGAACTGCCGGACTGCTAAAGCTTACAGAATATACTGCAAATTGGGAAAGAAAAACAGATCCAGATATGGATTTTGCTTCCATGGAACAGGAAATTATCCAGGAAATAACTACAGGACTACAATTAATTAAACATTTAATACAATAAAAAAATAAAACTATGTTGATTCTAATCGCGGAAGACGATGAACTGATTCTAAAAACGATAGAGCACAAATTATTAAAAGAAGGGCATGAAGTGATCCTCACCCGCAATGGTAAAGATGCTATCGAAACCCTTAAAACCAAAGAGGTAGATCTGGCTATCACAGATATTATGATGCCGTTTGCCTCCGGAATTGAAATACTTTCAGCCATCAAAACGATGGACAAGCAGATCCCCGTGATCATGCTTTCCAGTATGGGGCAGGAGGAAGTGGTACTCAATGCTTTTGACCTCGGAGCTGCCGATTTTATAGTAAAACCATTCAGTCCCAATGAATTGATATTAAGAATTAAAAGATTTTCAAAATAAATTACATTCATGTTTCTCACCACTTCCGTGCATTTTCTTTTTCTCGTATTTCTGGGAATGTTGTCCTTAGTACTCTTACTGATCATAGCCGTACTCATTTACAGCTTTTATCAGTATAGAGAATCTGTCCATATTTTCAAATGGTCGGAAATGATCAATAAAAGAATCTCAGAAGTGATTGTATATGGTGAAGAAACCTATGCAGACAGCAACTTTTCATCAGCATCCGCAAATCCTTTATTCAGAAATTTATTCCTTCAGAAACTGGCAGAATCCGAGAAGAAATTTTCCGGTGCAGCACAGCATAAACTTAAAGAGCTTTTCCAGGAATATGGCCTTCAGAAGGAAGCTTTAAAAAAATTGAATCAGAAAAAGATACATTTAATTGCAGGAGGTATACAGGAGCTTACAGCGATGAATGTGGAAGAAGCACTGCCAAAGATTTCTACATTTTTAACACATCCTTCAGCACAGGTTTATCAGGAAGCACAATATGCCATGGTTCATTTTAAAGGATTTGAAGGACTTCATTTCCTTACCAGCTTTTCAACAAAAATATCAGAATGGCAGCAGCTTCGTCTGCTTATTTCAGTCACCAGTATTCCTGAGAACTCCAACGATAGTATTAAAAGCTGGGTTGAAAGTTCAAACGATTCAGTGGTCATTTTCACCCTTAAACTATTAAGAAAATTCCAGGTATTATCTCTTTATCCTACAGTCGCTGACTTACTGGATCATCCCTCTGTTGAAGTGCGGATACAGGCAGTACAGACATTATTATCCCTTGAAAATCCTTCAACTGTTGCTTATCTAATGGAAATGTATCCTCATCAACCTTTTGAAGTACAGAAAGAGATCCTGAAAGTAATGAGGAAGTCAAAAGACCAATGCTCTGTAGATTTTCTGAAAGATCAATTGTTAAAAGACACTGATTCAGGAATAAAGGTTTATGCAGCAGAAGCCTTATGCTCAATGGAAAAGCAGGACTACCTGATAGAAATATCTGAAAAAGAGACCTCATCAGAAGAATTAATTCAAATCATTAAATACGCAGTACAGGAAAAAGTATGTTAGAATTCTCACACATCATCTATGAAGTTGTTATCTGGTTGTTTCTGATTTACGGAACAGCAATAACCCTTATCTATGGCTGGATAGGAATTTATGCACTTGGAGCTGTACTCCGTTATAAAAAAGAAAATACATTTACAGATTACAGCCTTATTGCGGCAAACCCCAATGCTCCGGTATTCAGCGTTATCGCTCCGGCTTATAATGAGGGAATGACCATTGTAGAAAATGTTCGCTCTCTGCTATCCCTTTATTACCATAACCTGGAAATTATTATTGTAAATGACGGAAGTAAGGACGACTCCATCCAAAAGCTTATCGAGGCTTATGAATTGGAATCCATAGCTTACTTCATTCAGGGAAAAATAGAAACCAATACCGTAAGAGGAGTTTATAAAAGTAAAAACCCTGCCTTTAAAAAGCTGATCGTTGTTGATAAAGAAAACGGAGGAAAAGCAGATGCTCTGAATGTGGGAGTGAATATTTCTTCCGGTGAATACCTGGTTTGCATTGACGTAGATTGCATTCTGGAGCAGGATGCGATTCTGAAACTCGCAAAACCAATGCTGGAGCAGACCGATAAAAAGTTTATCGCCTGCGGTGGAGTTATTCGTCTGGCCAATAACTGCGTGATAGAAAATGGTAAAATAGTAAGTGTCAATATGCCGAAAACTCTTTTGGGCAGAACCCAGGCATTAGAATACATCAGAGCTTTTGTACTCGGACGTATGGCGTGGTCCAGGGCATCAGGACTGATCCTAATCTCCGGTGCTTTCGGAGTTTTTGACAGAAATATTGTACTCGCCTGCGGCGGTTATGATAAAAATACGGTGGGAGAGGACATGGAGCTGGTGGTAAGAATGAGAAAGTACATGGAAGAAAAGAATGAACCTTATGAAGTACTTACCATTCCGGATCCTTTATGCTGGACAGAAGTCCCTGAATCTAAAGATATTTTGAGAAAACAGCGCAACAGATGGATGCGCGGAACGATGGAAACCCTGTGGAAGCACAGAAAAATGATGTTCAATCCGAAATATGGAAAATTAGGAATGGTCAGTCTTCCTTATTGGTTCTTTTTTGAATTTCTGGGTCCGCTAATCGAATTTTCAGGATATATCATCTTTATTATTTTTTTACTGTTGGGAATTATTAACTGGCCATTCTTTACGGTTCTGTTTGCCCTGGTGATCTCAATGGGATTTCTTTATTCTATCTATTCAATATTAGTGGATCTAGTAAGCCACCAGGTTTATACCAAAAGAAAAGACTTCCTCACCCTTATTGTAACGGCTTTTTCCGAACCTTTTTATTTCCATCCTATCGTGGTAAAAGCAGGAGTAAGCGGATTTATAGATTATTTCAAAAAATCCCACGGATGGGGCGAAATGACAAGACAGGGCTTCAATCAAAGCACACAGCATTTACCTTTCAAAGAAAGAATGTATGCTATTCTTCAGTCTAGTCTTAAAAAATGGGGAATACTCACATTAGTGTTCTTTGCCTTGTTTTTAGTGGGAGTAACCGCAGAGTGGTTGTGGTACCGGTATAGTTTTTCCAAATTTAACACCTCTGCAATTGTTGGAAACCTTTTTACAGAGAATATTTTATTTGCCCTCAGACTCACATTTTGTGTTGGAATTACTTATCTCATCATCAATTTCATCAGAGAAGGCTGGGCAAAGACTCTGGCTATTGCAGCTTTACTTATTGTGACCGTTACCCAATATATTTTATTCCTGTATTTCTCAGAAACCCGCAACGTATTGGGTGCAGACCTTTTATACTACAGCAAAGAAGAGATGAAGCAGATTTTACAGGCAAGCGGAATGCTTAATTTTAAGAACTTTGCCCTGATGGGTATTTTAATAACAGCCTCTTTCATTCCTATATGGATAGCCGGTAAATCAGCTTTGAAATCCATCTACCCGGGACTTGTATTGCTTGCTTTCGGGTTTGCAGCCTTTTTTATTCCCTCCAATATATTAGGATCCAAAACCTTGAACTCTGAGAATGAATTTAACCAAAATGCGGCAAAAAGTAAATGGGCTTATTTCCTTAAATCCAATGAGGACAATTTCATCAGCGATCATCCTGAACTGAATGAATTACTGAGCGAAAATGAAGATTTCACCACCAATGCCGAAATGCTCAATAAAAATTTCCCTTTCTGGAGGAAAGAAAATACCCCGGATTTTTTAGGGTCTTATTTTAACAGATCTGAGAAAGTTCCCAATCTTGTTTTCCTTGTCATGGAGGGGTTCGGACATGCCTATACTTCCCCAAAAGGATATATCGGTAACTTTACTCCCTATCTGGATTCTTTATCCAACAAAGGATTATATTGGGAAAACTCGTTAAGCTCAGCAGGAAGGACTTTTGCCGCATTGCCATCAATCACAGGATCACTTCCTTTTGGAAAGAATGGCTTCCTTGAAATTGAAAAGACACCGGAAAACTTCAATCTTTATAACATTCTGAAAGCAAACGGCTTTGAGACAGGTTTTTATTATGGAGGTCATACATCCTTTGACCGTTACCGTGAATTCCTGGAATATAGCGGGGTAGACCATATCACAGATGAAACCTCATTCGGCAGTCCTTACCGTAAGCTTCCTGCCAATAACGGAGAAAGCTGGGGATATGAAGATCAGGCCGTTTTTGGTAAGATGCAGCAAGAACAAAAGCCACAGGATAGACCGTATTTCAATATGATTCTCACCCTTTCAACGCACAATCCTTTTTTAATCAACAATAAAGATTATTATGAAAAACTGTACAATCAAAGACTGAATTCAGGTATTTTAAATTCTGAACAGAAGAAATGGGCCGCAGCTCACAAAGACCAGTTAATTTCAGTTCTTAATGCTGATGATGCCATTAAAGATTTCTTCAAAAAATACAGCAAACGTCCGGATTTCAAGAATACCATTTTTGTGATCACAGGAGATCACAGCATGCCTGAAATCACACTACAGGCCAAGATTGATAGATTCCATGTGCCATTATTGATCTACTCACCCTTATTGAAAGAATCAAAACGTTTCTATAAAACCGTAAGTCATTTTGATATTGCTCCTTCTATTTTAGCTTATTACAGAAATAATTATAAAATCAGCACACCTGCTACAATAACATGGGTAGGAAGAGGATTTTCTCCGGATTCTGAAATCAGCAAAACCGGAATTCCAATGATGCAGAGTAAAAACCAACTTATTGATTTTGTCTCTGAAAAGTATTATATCCATGACGGACAGCTTTTTACCCTGAAAAATATGGAAGAAGATGCTTCCAATGATAATGCAGCCCTGAATAAGATGAATGGCAGATTTAATCAGTATAAAAGCATGAATTCCCAGTTTTATTCTACTAAAAAACTGATGCCTGATTCGGTAATGGTGAACTTTAAGAAAAAAGTAAAATCAAAGTTTTAAAACTTTCTGGTGTAGCCTAATGTAATATCAAACTGATTCCCTTTTTCTCCCGGGCGGTATTCCTGGTTATAATACATTGTTCCCACTGAAAACAGATTGGAATGGTAGGAGAAATTGTATTCACCTCCAATTTTAAAAGTTTTAAGCTTAAAGGTTTCGTTTTCCAGAAGATTATTACGGTTTTCTTCCGGGCTGATCCCGGTTCCGATCTGAAAAGCAAAATAATCCTGAGCACCTTTTGTATAATACCTTACAGTTCCCGTATAAGAATGTGAAATATTCTTGCTGTCAGGAGTGATATAAGTACGCAGGTTAAACCAGAAATTTTTATAATATTTCCCTATAGCAGCGGTATACATCCAGATACTGCTGCTGAAATAAAGCTGACGGTAACCTAATTCTGCTTCAAAACTATGGGGAAGGTTTGCATTCAGAGAAACTCCGGTACGGTACTTCGGAAACAATCCCACATCATCAGAATATCCTCCGCCAACATACAGGTAGAACATTTTAGAAAGCCTTGGGTATGCCTCCAGTTCAATCTGTGTGCCGCCCTCGGCAAATTTATTGGCATAATTTCCGCGAACAATCACGGAACCAATAGGAGTAACTCTCTTATAACTTACTCCCACAATATGCCAGTCGTTATCAAACTGTTTGTCAAAATGAGAATAATTATAAACAATTCCTATTGCATTTTTAGACGTAAGCTCATTTATTCTTACTGCAAGAGCTCTTGCTTCAGTGTTTTTAGGATTGATGAATAAAAGAGTACTTACAGCTTTATCTGCTTCCTCGTAATTATCCTTTCCAAAATATACTTTCGCTTTCAACAGTAATAATGTTTCAGATTTAGCATGATAGGAAAGTCCTTTATCTATGATTTCAATAGCTTTTGTATTCTGATCATTCCAATATTCCAATGAAGCATAAGCCAGAAAATAATCTTCATCCTGAATCTCTCTTTTTCCAAGCTCTTCAAATATAGCCCTTGCGGAAACCAGATCTTTATTCCAGGTATATAGCCTTCCCAGGAAAACTGAAATATCAGTATAATTGGGAGCTTTTTCCAATGCCTCTTTGGCCAGAGCAATAGATGCAGGATAATCTTTCTGTTCAAAAGCAGCGGTTCGGGCTTTAAGGAATAGTTCATCAGCTGATAAATTCTGCTGACTGTACATTGTGATTGGAAAAAGTAAAGCAAATAAAAAGGTTGAATATCTTTTCATTGAAAGTTTAATTATTAATGAACTACATCTGGTATCACAAATATATTGAACTTTTACATCACAACCCAGAGATTATTCGTCAAACCTTATTTTTTTTAGATTATTTTTCAATTAAACAATGCTTAAAAAGCAATTATGATGGAATAATTATTGCCGTAATTAAAAAAAATTAATTTCTTCAAAATTTCATTATGAAAATAGCCACATATAATGTTAATGGAGTCAACGGCCGCCTGCCTGTTTTATTGAAATGGCTGAAAGAAGCCTCTCCAGATATTGTCTGTCTTCAGGAACTAAAAGCACCTCAGGAACGTTTTCCTGTAGAAGAAATTAACAAAGCAGGTTATGAAGCTGTCTGGAATGGACAAAAAAGCTGGAATGGAGTTGCTATATTGGCAAAAAACAAGGAAATTACAGAAGTACAAAGATCTTTACCGGGAGATCCTGAAGACATTCAAAGCCGTTATATTGAAGTGATTATTGATAAAATGGTCATCTGCTGTCTTTATCTCCCGAATGGCAATCCTTATCCAGGACCTAAATTCGACTATAAATTATCCTGGATCAAACGTTTTAAAAGAAGAGCCAGCCAACTCATCACCATGGAACTTCCCGCCATCCTTATCGGCGATTTTAATATTATTCCGGAGCCTATTGATGTGTACAAACCTGAACGCTGGGAAAATGATGCCCTGTTCAGAACAGAAGTAAGAAAAGCGTATAAAGATCTTCAGAAGAAAGGATGGCTTGATTCGATACGAAGTCTTTATCCCGAAGAAAAAGTATACACATTCTGGGATTATCTATATAAAGCTTATGACAGGAATGCAGGCATAAGGCTGGACCATATTTTATTAAGTCCTTATCTACAGAGCCGGCTGAAATCAGGTGGAGTAGACAGCCATGTGCGCGGCTGGGAGAAAAGCAGCGATCACGCTCCGGTATGGATTGAACTTGCGGACTAATTGTAATTCAAGAATTGCAGGATCATATACATTATAATATGCTCCTGGTTTATAAAATCAGGAGTATACAATATATAATACGTTGGTATGAATACTAAGACTGTTTTCGGCGGCGACCAGAAACCTTTTTATCAAGATCCCTGATGTCCTGTCTCAGTTCGCGGAACATTTCTTTAAAATTATAACTTTCATAGTCACCAGGCTCAAAATCTTCCGGGAAAATTCCTGAAGCATACTGCCAGATTTCTACAACTTCCTCAAACGGAATCTCATAAGACTCATAAAAAGAATTGT is a genomic window containing:
- a CDS encoding YaiO family outer membrane beta-barrel protein, which translates into the protein MKRYSTFLFALLFPITMYSQQNLSADELFLKARTAAFEQKDYPASIALAKEALEKAPNYTDISVFLGRLYTWNKDLVSARAIFEELGKREIQDEDYFLAYASLEYWNDQNTKAIEIIDKGLSYHAKSETLLLLKAKVYFGKDNYEEADKAVSTLLFINPKNTEARALAVRINELTSKNAIGIVYNYSHFDKQFDNDWHIVGVSYKRVTPIGSVIVRGNYANKFAEGGTQIELEAYPRLSKMFYLYVGGGYSDDVGLFPKYRTGVSLNANLPHSFEAELGYRQLYFSSSIWMYTAAIGKYYKNFWFNLRTYITPDSKNISHSYTGTVRYYTKGAQDYFAFQIGTGISPEENRNNLLENETFKLKTFKIGGEYNFSYHSNLFSVGTMYYNQEYRPGEKGNQFDITLGYTRKF
- a CDS encoding HEAT repeat domain-containing protein; this encodes MINKRISEVIVYGEETYADSNFSSASANPLFRNLFLQKLAESEKKFSGAAQHKLKELFQEYGLQKEALKKLNQKKIHLIAGGIQELTAMNVEEALPKISTFLTHPSAQVYQEAQYAMVHFKGFEGLHFLTSFSTKISEWQQLRLLISVTSIPENSNDSIKSWVESSNDSVVIFTLKLLRKFQVLSLYPTVADLLDHPSVEVRIQAVQTLLSLENPSTVAYLMEMYPHQPFEVQKEILKVMRKSKDQCSVDFLKDQLLKDTDSGIKVYAAEALCSMEKQDYLIEISEKETSSEELIQIIKYAVQEKVC
- a CDS encoding sulfatase-like hydrolase/transferase, which gives rise to MLEFSHIIYEVVIWLFLIYGTAITLIYGWIGIYALGAVLRYKKENTFTDYSLIAANPNAPVFSVIAPAYNEGMTIVENVRSLLSLYYHNLEIIIVNDGSKDDSIQKLIEAYELESIAYFIQGKIETNTVRGVYKSKNPAFKKLIVVDKENGGKADALNVGVNISSGEYLVCIDVDCILEQDAILKLAKPMLEQTDKKFIACGGVIRLANNCVIENGKIVSVNMPKTLLGRTQALEYIRAFVLGRMAWSRASGLILISGAFGVFDRNIVLACGGYDKNTVGEDMELVVRMRKYMEEKNEPYEVLTIPDPLCWTEVPESKDILRKQRNRWMRGTMETLWKHRKMMFNPKYGKLGMVSLPYWFFFEFLGPLIEFSGYIIFIIFLLLGIINWPFFTVLFALVISMGFLYSIYSILVDLVSHQVYTKRKDFLTLIVTAFSEPFYFHPIVVKAGVSGFIDYFKKSHGWGEMTRQGFNQSTQHLPFKERMYAILQSSLKKWGILTLVFFALFLVGVTAEWLWYRYSFSKFNTSAIVGNLFTENILFALRLTFCVGITYLIINFIREGWAKTLAIAALLIVTVTQYILFLYFSETRNVLGADLLYYSKEEMKQILQASGMLNFKNFALMGILITASFIPIWIAGKSALKSIYPGLVLLAFGFAAFFIPSNILGSKTLNSENEFNQNAAKSKWAYFLKSNEDNFISDHPELNELLSENEDFTTNAEMLNKNFPFWRKENTPDFLGSYFNRSEKVPNLVFLVMEGFGHAYTSPKGYIGNFTPYLDSLSNKGLYWENSLSSAGRTFAALPSITGSLPFGKNGFLEIEKTPENFNLYNILKANGFETGFYYGGHTSFDRYREFLEYSGVDHITDETSFGSPYRKLPANNGESWGYEDQAVFGKMQQEQKPQDRPYFNMILTLSTHNPFLINNKDYYEKLYNQRLNSGILNSEQKKWAAAHKDQLISVLNADDAIKDFFKKYSKRPDFKNTIFVITGDHSMPEITLQAKIDRFHVPLLIYSPLLKESKRFYKTVSHFDIAPSILAYYRNNYKISTPATITWVGRGFSPDSEISKTGIPMMQSKNQLIDFVSEKYYIHDGQLFTLKNMEEDASNDNAALNKMNGRFNQYKSMNSQFYSTKKLMPDSVMVNFKKKVKSKF
- a CDS encoding response regulator; its protein translation is MKKYPIPANEEARMKKLEFYDLLNLEKDPQLDIFAETACLVTDCPAALIAMMESETQTIQSCVGLALDFVDRKNTVCQYSIASGDVVIINDTLLDERSSDNAIILAGGIRFYAGVPLVDDEGFVLGTICVIDYKPKTITDNQISTLKKIGEAITKVLMGKRKNIQAEYFQQTFSISNNLICVLDKDFSLKDVNPTFESVFQLEKSQVIDRDFLSVLGSHNSQLQLLTKNLPTTEEEVTFTTSTNIGDTQTIIEWYLKLNQDHSEIFCFGINITQRIEEKLKLESSERRFRSFFENAIGLMSMHDMEGNITAVNEKGRETLQYSAEEVEGLNLRDLVPEKNWPLLEQYLERINKNQEDFGTMILKTKGGEEVIWMYHNLVEINKEGKPYVVSTALNVTERMTLEKDLVHTKKMLEQTSAVAQVGGWEVNLKKNTVFWSQSTREIHKIDKIFQPDLENALGFYSENSREKLKLLFERAVKEGVPYDEELQLVRNDGVTIWVRVKGIPEFEEGVCIRVYGIIQDIDNFKKIYLELAKKEAMLQSFVTYVPATVAMFDKDLNYLSVSSSWKNEFQMNDIRLLGENMFKISPNVPDERIKIYQDALAGIAYKNEDMAIEVPDKEIIQHYNIEVTPWYLSTRTIGGIIVSAQNITASVRINKELKNAKKMADIANKAKSEFLANMSHEIRTPLNGVIGFSDLLLKTPLNEIQTQYLNYINESGENLLNIINDILDFSKIESGKMDLSIEKSNVYDIVSQVINVILYQSQKKNIELLLNIEQGLPETIWVDESRLKQILINLLGNAVKFTAQGEIELKVEKLKTDNKDITLRFSVRDTGIGIPKEKQHFIFDAFTQENGSISKRYGGTGLGLTISNNILKYMGSSLSLVSEVDKGSVFYFDIQIPCEMTERPEDEDLKINRVLIVDDNEANRVILQHMLAYKNIDSKLAANGMEALQILLAGERFDVILMDYHMPIISGLETIEKIKELFNKQNELSPLIILHTSSEEHDVINSFRQENNSYFLLKPIKSEELYKTLKQAVKYTEKEISQIPPPETEASPLMQAPQVLLVDDNPVNMVLNHKMMRSLIPDAELTEATDGLQAWEHCKEKTFNIILMDVQMPVMDGIEATKQIRLLPGYASVPIIGVTAGNVLGEKEKCINSGMNDFLPKPLRQADLLEMLKKYLMNKDHMVSEDALDHSKHLDINLLNEQIGDDDEDFRKVFLDLVIQQLTQAEEDIKKSTAEKDSTNLKLILHKLKGTAGTAGLLKLTEYTANWERKTDPDMDFASMEQEIIQEITTGLQLIKHLIQ
- a CDS encoding response regulator transcription factor, with translation MLILIAEDDELILKTIEHKLLKEGHEVILTRNGKDAIETLKTKEVDLAITDIMMPFASGIEILSAIKTMDKQIPVIMLSSMGQEEVVLNAFDLGAADFIVKPFSPNELILRIKRFSK
- the xth gene encoding exodeoxyribonuclease III produces the protein MKIATYNVNGVNGRLPVLLKWLKEASPDIVCLQELKAPQERFPVEEINKAGYEAVWNGQKSWNGVAILAKNKEITEVQRSLPGDPEDIQSRYIEVIIDKMVICCLYLPNGNPYPGPKFDYKLSWIKRFKRRASQLITMELPAILIGDFNIIPEPIDVYKPERWENDALFRTEVRKAYKDLQKKGWLDSIRSLYPEEKVYTFWDYLYKAYDRNAGIRLDHILLSPYLQSRLKSGGVDSHVRGWEKSSDHAPVWIELAD